A stretch of Pseudolysobacter antarcticus DNA encodes these proteins:
- the alaS gene encoding alanine--tRNA ligase — MTLVPPPAVPTKTSAEIRSGFLEYFRGKGHSIVPSSSLVPGNDATLMFTNSGMVQFKDVFLGADKRSYVRAASVQRCLRAGGKHNDLDQVGYTARHHTFFEMLGNWSFGDYFKRDAIKYAWELLTDIFGLPKDRLWVTVYHTDNEAYDLWAKEIGIPPERIVRIGDNKGAPYASDNFWQMADTGPCGPCTEIFYDHGAEIAGGPPGSPDEDGDRYIEIWNLVFMQFDRAADGTLSPLPAPCVDTGMGLERLAAVLQHVHSNYEIDLFQHLIRVAAQLTNTSDLENKSLRVIADHIRACSFLIVDGVLPSNEGRGYVLRRIIRRALRHGYMLGVRGTFFYRMLTPLIVEMGEAYPELVAKRELIERALKTEEERFGETLEHGMRVFEEVATRSAATIPGADAFRLYDTYGFPVDLTADIARERGLTVDMAGFETAMEQQRDRARAASNFGGQSQIAADVVKDLPATEFLGYAGLSASDLKLVAIVRDGRGIDVLNDGEAATLILDRTPFYAESGGQVGDTGTLTSGAGSFAVSDTVKLAGTFFGHVGRWSGKPLKVGEVFSASVNEQRRVATVLNHSATHLLHAALRKVLGEHVQQKGSLVAPDRLRFDFSHFAPLSSAELHTVETMVNAEIRRNVDVEVHEMAYDDAIEFGAMASFGEKYGEHVRVLRMGEFSTELCGGTHVSRSGDIGLFKLLGESGVASGVRRIEAVTGATALDLVAEKEQRLVEVGHLLAASSNDVLDKLRQLFDKQKKLERELDSYKSKAAQSATRDLAETAVDVAGFKVIAARLDGLDAKALRDGVDQLKNKLGDCVVLLASGVDGKIALVGGVHGKALTKLKAGDLVSHVAQQIGGKGGGRPDLAQGGGEDTPLLLAALDSVMQWVAQKTG, encoded by the coding sequence ATGACACTCGTGCCGCCCCCCGCCGTGCCGACCAAAACCAGTGCTGAAATTCGCAGCGGATTTCTCGAATATTTTCGTGGCAAAGGGCATAGCATCGTGCCGTCCAGCTCGCTCGTGCCGGGTAACGATGCGACGCTGATGTTCACCAATTCCGGCATGGTGCAATTCAAGGATGTATTTCTCGGAGCCGACAAGCGCAGTTACGTGCGCGCCGCATCAGTGCAGCGTTGCCTACGTGCCGGTGGCAAGCACAACGATCTCGATCAGGTCGGTTATACCGCGCGCCACCACACGTTTTTCGAGATGCTCGGCAACTGGTCTTTCGGTGATTATTTCAAGCGTGATGCGATCAAGTACGCGTGGGAATTGCTCACCGATATTTTCGGCTTGCCGAAGGACAGACTCTGGGTCACCGTGTATCACACCGATAACGAGGCCTATGACTTGTGGGCCAAGGAAATTGGTATTCCGCCTGAACGCATTGTGCGCATCGGCGACAACAAGGGCGCTCCATACGCATCGGATAATTTTTGGCAGATGGCCGATACCGGGCCATGCGGTCCGTGCACCGAAATTTTTTATGATCATGGCGCGGAAATCGCCGGTGGCCCGCCCGGATCGCCCGATGAAGATGGCGATCGTTACATCGAAATCTGGAACCTCGTCTTCATGCAGTTCGACCGTGCCGCCGATGGCACGCTGAGTCCGCTGCCAGCGCCATGCGTGGATACCGGCATGGGGCTCGAACGTCTCGCCGCGGTATTGCAGCATGTGCATTCGAATTACGAGATTGATCTGTTCCAGCATCTGATTCGGGTCGCGGCGCAGCTCACCAACACGAGCGATCTCGAAAACAAATCGCTGCGCGTGATTGCTGATCATATCCGTGCGTGTTCGTTCCTGATTGTCGACGGCGTTTTGCCCTCCAACGAGGGACGCGGTTATGTGCTGCGTCGGATCATCCGTCGCGCGTTGCGGCACGGTTATATGCTCGGCGTGCGTGGAACATTTTTCTATCGCATGCTGACGCCGTTGATTGTGGAAATGGGCGAGGCGTATCCAGAACTTGTCGCCAAGCGCGAATTGATCGAACGTGCGTTGAAAACCGAAGAAGAACGCTTCGGCGAAACGCTGGAGCATGGCATGCGCGTGTTTGAGGAAGTCGCCACGCGCTCCGCTGCGACCATTCCTGGCGCGGACGCATTTCGTCTCTACGATACCTACGGTTTCCCCGTTGATTTGACCGCGGACATCGCTCGCGAGCGCGGCCTCACCGTTGATATGGCCGGTTTCGAAACCGCGATGGAACAGCAGCGTGATCGTGCCCGTGCCGCGAGCAATTTCGGCGGGCAAAGCCAGATCGCCGCAGACGTGGTCAAGGATCTGCCAGCGACGGAATTCCTCGGTTATGCCGGACTGTCCGCCAGCGACTTGAAGCTGGTCGCGATCGTGCGCGATGGTCGCGGCATCGATGTGCTGAATGATGGTGAAGCCGCCACGCTGATTCTCGATCGCACGCCGTTCTACGCCGAATCGGGCGGGCAGGTCGGCGATACCGGCACGCTGACATCGGGCGCGGGAAGTTTTGCTGTGAGCGATACGGTCAAACTGGCCGGTACGTTCTTCGGTCATGTCGGGCGCTGGAGCGGCAAGCCGCTGAAAGTCGGCGAGGTATTCAGCGCCAGCGTGAATGAGCAGCGCCGAGTTGCCACCGTGCTCAATCATTCCGCCACGCATCTATTGCATGCGGCGTTGCGTAAGGTTCTGGGTGAACATGTGCAGCAGAAGGGCAGCCTCGTGGCACCGGACAGATTGCGTTTTGATTTCTCGCATTTCGCGCCACTCAGCAGTGCGGAGTTGCACACGGTTGAGACGATGGTGAATGCGGAGATCCGCCGCAACGTTGATGTCGAAGTGCACGAGATGGCTTACGACGATGCGATCGAATTTGGCGCGATGGCCTCGTTCGGTGAGAAATATGGCGAACATGTGCGCGTGTTGCGCATGGGTGAATTTTCAACCGAATTATGTGGCGGCACGCACGTGTCGCGCAGCGGCGATATCGGTTTGTTCAAGCTGCTCGGCGAAAGTGGCGTTGCCTCGGGCGTGCGCCGTATCGAAGCGGTGACTGGCGCCACGGCGCTTGATCTCGTGGCCGAAAAGGAACAGCGCTTGGTCGAGGTCGGACATTTGCTCGCCGCGAGCAGCAACGATGTGCTGGACAAGCTGCGCCAGCTGTTCGACAAGCAGAAAAAACTCGAGCGCGAACTCGACTCGTACAAGTCGAAGGCCGCACAATCTGCAACGCGTGATCTGGCCGAGACGGCAGTCGATGTGGCAGGTTTCAAAGTGATTGCAGCGCGACTCGATGGCCTCGATGCAAAAGCCTTGCGCGACGGCGTCGACCAGCTCAAGAACAAGCTCGGCGATTGTGTGGTTCTGCTCGCATCAGGCGTGGATGGCAAGATCGCGTTGGTCGGCGGCGTGCATGGCAAGGCGCTGACAAAACTCAAGGCCGGCGATCTGGTCAGCCACGTTGCACAACAGATTGGCGGAAAGGGCGGCGGTCGCCCTGACCTTGCCCAAGGCGGTGGTGAAGACACGCCATTATTACTGGCGGCACTTGACTCGGTAATGCAATGGGTAGCTCAAAAAACTGGCTGA
- a CDS encoding regulatory protein RecX — translation MPRIPTEKPNGSPYDRALLLLARREHSERELLGKLELRGFDATESIAALHLLQEQNYQNDERFAGCLVRQRINDGYGPRWIIAELKTHGIGGASAQARIAAEDPDWLAVARGQLRRRYAGKIATTPAERNKRGQFLLRRGFEIDTVRSLTRAADTDGIAELD, via the coding sequence ATGCCGCGAATTCCAACTGAAAAACCCAATGGCAGCCCCTACGACAGGGCGCTGCTTTTGCTTGCGCGCCGCGAACATTCCGAGCGCGAACTGCTCGGCAAACTGGAGCTGCGCGGTTTTGATGCGACTGAAAGCATCGCCGCGTTGCATCTGCTGCAAGAACAGAACTATCAGAATGATGAGCGTTTCGCCGGCTGTCTGGTGCGCCAGCGCATCAACGATGGTTATGGGCCGCGCTGGATCATTGCCGAGTTGAAGACACATGGCATCGGCGGTGCTTCGGCGCAGGCGCGGATCGCGGCAGAAGATCCCGATTGGCTGGCCGTGGCGCGGGGTCAGTTGCGTCGCCGTTATGCCGGCAAAATCGCGACCACCCCGGCGGAGCGCAACAAACGCGGTCAGTTTCTCTTGCGTCGCGGCTTTGAAATTGACACAGTACGCAGTCTCACTCGCGCCGCTGACACGGACGGTATTGCCGAGCTCGACTGA